Below is a window of Spodoptera frugiperda isolate SF20-4 chromosome 13, AGI-APGP_CSIRO_Sfru_2.0, whole genome shotgun sequence DNA.
AATGCTTGATGCCATAGATTGCTTTATAAATTCTTTGTTCTTCTCATAATTTGCTTTTGGCCTATAGTATTTCTGCTTTGGTGTTATCGACTTTGgctgtaaatgtttttttataaattttatagtaaattttaaagaatttcaAAGACTTtagataataaattttataatatttatgatttaccTGTTGTAATGATTCGTCAGATTCCTCATTCTTCTTTCCAAATATATATCTCGGTTTGATATCATTTACAATCTTGCTACTGAACCGTTTTACATTATTGAGTCTGaaaatacataacaattaattgaTATGcaaaacaatacatattttttccaatagcgaaacaaatatacatagtaAAAATATGTGTTATATGTTTCTGTATTTCGATGTGATCTTCGTTCTCAGAAGgaatatacattaaaaaataagtgtcaGAAATGAAAGTTTGATTTCAGTTACGAATATTTGTAGGTAAATGCAAATTATGAGAGAACAACAACTTACAAatccataatattttatatactctATATCGTATGGAGAAACcccttatgacttaatttaaaccacatattattataaccgGATAATATACAGGTCCAGTAGGTAAggaaaaagtgcattattctctttgagctaatttgaacactctttacaaatacagcATGGTGACAACCGCGCCACATGTCCATCATATTCCTGGACAACCTACATCATTTAGCAGCTGTTTTACACGGAATCTAATAAttgattaatgtaattattattttattgtaactttcgtgagacatactaaattaattattatgttatcggcttactcacgtactgttttgacgaggaactcgactagtttcaagccatgctagaggctcatattcatgagcagcattccgcgacacacgacgcggcgattgtcgcgctgctactggcgattcgaggatcgcgcccatcgcgccctctgtctggaatcgcgcgcactatctggcgcgcgcgacgatgttggctcgttaaactcgttcgccggcggctgcgcaggtgttagattcgattctcgggtcggcgcaaaaacggtgttacataccgcgctcactgtgtcacactccagacccgcaacattgtaggttgacgcagattgtagactcggcttccaggcaggtggtaatgcccagccaccgtctctgttgaagttgggatgGCGACTTATttctgtggctcgagttacatcggggaaactcgccgcaacatcacaaccagactcaaagaacacatacgcagtgtgaagaacagggacacccatacatcggcagtagctgagcatgcttgtagcgcgggcacgtcTCACTTCCTTcgcttcgacaaggtctccgtactagcgagggagaaatactttgtaccgcggaaagtacgtgaggccatcgaaataagtcgccatcccaacttcaacagagacggtggctgggcattaccacctgcctggaagccgagtctacaatctgcgtcaacctacaatgttgcgggtctggagtgtgacacagtgagcgcggtatgtaacaccgtttttgcgccgacccgagaatcgaatctaacacctgcgcagccgccggcgaacgagtttaacgagccaacatcgtcgcgcgcgccagatagtgcgcgcgattccagacagagggcgcgatgggcgcgatcctcgaatcgccagtagcagcgcgacaatcgccgcgtcgtgtgtcgcggaatgctgctcatgaatatgagcctctagcatggcttgaaactagtcgagttcctcgtcaaaacagtacgtgagtaagccgataacataataattaatgtaattatttatttcgtctaaaaatttaaattttcgttGAAGTATTTAGTTGTATAATGCTTCTGtagacgagtactacttgtagtttaatTTAGGTTATATGAGTGATTtccatactttattttatatggtatactttatattataaagtcaCCAAGACGTGTTTATACCCTTACCTTAAGTTACGTATGGCACTATTTCCGCCAACCATTCCATTGACTTTGGTTTTGATTACAGGAGTACCTTTAGGGTACACAGCGTGGTCAGCCATTTTTATTTCGAAGTTGTCATCATTATCCTCAGCTGCTGGCTTTTcaatacttttacttttactgTAGTCTAGTTTCGGATCGTCTTCTATGAGACTCTGTTTTTTGTATTGCCAGTGGGGTAGGTATGTTATCGGTTTGTAATTCTGATCTGAAAAATTTTAGATTGGTGGTTGCTGTTtctgtgactgcctcgttggtcgagtggtcgcaagtgcgactgctggacgaggggtctcgggttcgatttccgggtcgggcaaagtagtgctgggcttttttcggtttatggTTATGGTCGGTATGCCAATAGGGGATgagcccctattacatgggacttataacacaaatagtgaataGTGGGTGTTGTGTTTAGTAATTAGTAACTGAGGAAAAAtagtctatttttttaatcgtataaATTTTGAGTGACTTGGAGTTTGGAAGCAGCGATATCTGTACATGTATGATTATATGTATAAGAATATGAATAATGAAATAGAGCacctgtttgttttttatttttgatgaccAACATTGACGTGGTCGGGCGTGAAGTGGTAGTGGTACGAACTGTTGTAGCTGgatggaataaaaataatttgattagaAACGAAATTAAAGTGAACCATTGAATATATATCAGAATACCGTATATAATCGTTCGAATGGACAAACGCGACTGCCTAACAAAGGTCCTCATTCCATTTCTACAGCAGTTTTTCGAAGCACACAGTCTATCATTGTGCCCGATATTTAGTAATTATCCTCTCTataatatcaacagcctataagtggcaaCTGTTAACCAAAtacctcttctcgcacgaagaaggtttaagtattaatcaccacgcttgctcaatgcaggttggcgttTTCGGAAAaattcacattggtacttgccgtttggTAGTTTTCGAACCGGCACCCTCtacatgagaagcgagcgtcttaaacctctgggctaCCACGTCATACACTCTCTATACAATGGGACTCATCACTTAGTGAAACATGGTTGTTAATCAGACGTGGTCTTAATTTAGAAATAGCAAAATTCAATATTCCATCTAGGTTGATTATAACGGATTGGGAATAATAAGTTAGTTTAAATGTAACTTAAATTTACATACTTGTCCAATCATCGGATGTTCTTTCACAGAGACAGTTCCTAGTTTCCTTGGATCCTTGTGGACACCCACAGCGCTTGGTGAAACCCAAACCAGGCAATGGGGGTTCAGTGTTATAAAGAGGCTCCCCCGGTTGGGGACCGTCCGAGATATTGCATACCACTTGTACGCTCTGGAATTAATGAGATTATTATGCCTTCATCAGCTCAAATATTTTCGTTGAATACAAAGGcgtttattttaagttagtgTTTTCTACCTCTCGGTGTGTGATGTTCGCCACCTTACCTCTATGCTTGGAATCCATGATACAAGATTCTGTTACTTATCCGCTGCTGgctaatcataatattaatctgttatacttaattttttatatgatttaagggttgttggtgtatcgtggattaggaagattaggaTGGGGGGCAATTGtgcccccggtaacctcactcattcacacaacgaaacacaacgcaagctttgttctacgtcggttttttgtgaggcggTGGTATCAGTCCGGTTGAGCctacccattcgtgccgaaagttggctctcccacacttctggacatattatatgtatgcaCCTTTGCCatcattcataaaaaataatcttcataTTATAACAAGGTATGTGGAGTACTTACATTCTGTACGGACTCAGTTTGTCCATCAATTTTGTATTTGGAATACGCAGAGACACCGCAACCGATGTGCGTGGCTCCACCTCGTATTAAATTGAGATAATATTTCGAATTTAAGTCTGGAAGGctataattcataaaaaacattatGTCAATCATATAATTTGTTAGTACACTTCAAGTTAAgtattaataacataaaaatcttatattaactaaaaattacggtttattcacgtaaatttaTAGAGAAAAGCGCTGCAGCGTGCGCTGACGCGGCGATGTCGTGTCGTGTATAAGTACTTACTCATTGAAAGCAGGACATTCCATTATGATGTCCTTAGTAACGGTTCTCTTCAAAACATGAGCAGATTTCAAGAACCTGTCCATGGCAAATGTTAGCTTTTCTTCGTTTAAACCCTTTTCAGTGTTGTTGAGCCTTATGTATTCCCAGTTCGGGTACTTGAAGTGTACTATGGCTATACTTTGACTTGGATTCGGAAATTTATCTGGAATTAAAAAGAAGTTGATggcaattttataataaatatcgtgagacatactaaattacaatAACTAAAAATGATGGAtgactcacgtaaattaatggaaaaaagactactagtttcgagtcacagagggactcttcatcatgagcagcgttcgcAGAcgctagtagagtttttctccattaataataatttacgtgagtaaaccatgatttttccTTAAGATGAAATTAGtttgtaagtttaaaaaaaaacttaactgtgatttttatgataaacgtgattgatataatataatttgtatattgGTTCATCATACCATCGATCGATAGTTGTGTGAGAGCAATGCTTCAGCAAGAATGGGTCGGCTTAAACcaaaaaaccgacgtaaaacggcgcttgtgtttcgtcgtgcgaatgagattaccggaggcccaattactccctttcccaatcttgCTAATCCCCAATTAAATAGTATCTTAACTTACCAGTAGATCTACAGATATCCTCTCGTCCGCCCAGGCATTGGTTAGCCAGTACTTGTGCTAAAGTTGCCAATTCTCTGTCCCATTcctgaaatataaaaattattaatctaaTATGGACCTGATGGGTTCGAATTTAAACTTTCATATGCCTATGGAAGTTCACCAATTGTGTGCtcttataaaatgaaaaataggtttattaatttctctttctctttctctttctctttttctttctctttctctttctctttctctttctctttctctttctctttctctttctctttctctttctctttctctttctctttctctttctctttctctttctctttctctttctctttctctttctcttctcTTTCACTTTTATAATGGCATAGAATATTCACAtagaaacaaataacaataaaatgattaGGTACATTGTCTGAGCTTCAATATAAACATGTCGTTATCCAGTAGTTTACTGCCATGTCGGTTAGTGAAAAAAATTACGGAAAAGTAGATTTAAATGTGCGTGATcaccaaattgttgtttcgggtctgggtgttatgtgtatgtgaacttgtatgtttgtaaacgcacccacgacacaggagaaaatactagtgtggcgcaacgtttaaaaaaaaaatgggctTATTCGATATTTTACAATAGAAAGTTAGCAAGGCAACGTTTGTCTTTAAAGTAGAAATAGTGGATCTCACAAaatgttgctccgtgcgggaatcgaacccgctacaggtTGTGTGGCCCCACCATAGGCTGTGCAACAGTCAGttacccagctaccgcaccaactgtgcaatCAAGTCCATAGGTTACTTGTATAATCAAATTGATGGGTTACTTTACTAACAGTCTCAATTTCTTACAGTATAAAATCCAAAATCTTACTATTTTCATCATTCCATAAGCTCTCGGCAGAACTACATCGTCTTTCCCTCTTTCAACGCCACTGGATAGTTTACCTcttatactaaaacataaagaATTATGAGTTAAACCAAAagtaattttatcattattagaATTAGGTTCATTATTCAGTATTCTGTCTAttatttaccgccgtactcagagtcatgtaATTAATAGTCACTTAACCCAACcgttagcaattgttttcggaacaaaatcgttactaaggattagtttaagtaatcattaaatgtctctgagtgcggcagttttTGATAATCTTACTTGTTCACATTTTGTAGTATAGCTTCTACCATTTTAGGCGTAACTTCGGCTCTAACTGGGTTCCCACAGCGTGGTCCAAATTCATGGTCCTGTGataaagaaactaaataaaatatgcttTAAAACATCTTTtcattacatgttttttttaaggggggggggaaTCGTCTAAtatcttctcctgccttaggcgaggtaAGAAGAAGCGTCCGGcccttactgattaaaaaccttATTGTTTTATCTTTACTTATCTCAATCTTATCCGGCCGTATTCATATTTAGGTGATATCCTTACATTATTTCAGTATCCTAGCTGCAGATTGAGTTCTTACACACCTGTTTCGACCATTTGATTTAATACACGTACTTCATAATGGGGGATGAACAAATCTTGCCGTATCCATacgaattttataatataagtgatGAAGAAAAGAGTATTAACGAGAAATTGCATGCTTGTAAgtacttattatgtaataagtaagtttgtttttttttttttttatatcgtcacacatttttatccctgaagtggtaggtagaggtggacattatggcacgtaatgccactgtacaatataccacttttcacaatttatgttgtaattcGCATGTgatcccatgtaataagtttggttttattacattttttttaaatttcttgttaagtaattttaagttgtaaatattttagtcataattatttagtttatataccgtttaatctaattatttctattatctAAGCAACTTTAGTACTTCTAAAGTAAGTTTAATCTATATACagttttttttggaataagccggtaaacttgctgacggatcacctgattgtaagcaatcgccgccgcccatggatacttgaaacaccagaggcattacaagtgcgttattcGAAATCGAAATGTATTTTTCTACGTGCTATAATTTCTCGTCCATCATATAGTTTCATACATTATGTAACTAACAGTAATCGCACTCTATCTAATCTCTAACAATATTAGAATTTGTATTTGATATCATACAAATTCTAATATTGATAGAGATTAGATCTTCGATCTTCGTAGGAGTTGTACTGTCCGTATATACCTACAGTTCTAAAAAGCACTATCTATACATAACATTTCTGTATTAAACAttatatcgacgctggaaaggcaaaatgtattaaccgccattatgtgaattgttcagtagagcgatttgaagtttcaaattttgcaaaaaaaatcataactaattaattactggagctttttcattgaaactcaaaatagttattacgaataacgtttactatgaaatgtaataatagaaaataatgtaggtGTCTTtgtgtccaagattttggagttaatacaatgcaggccataatcttggttaggtaaaattgacttaagtcagttaaccatactcaccgtgtccaggtaaaacatgttttaacgaacaaaaagctgcaaAAAATGAGCTGGAAAAATGTGTTATGTTCTGtacagcatactaacacgtctaagtaaaatgttttatcaagcCCTGTCAAGTCagaccatgaaaactaaaatgtcttatcttgcattaagctaaagttttcgctgggctttaagtattatctcacaatattaatgaataatggaagttacgggtaaagctaaataacgcaaaaaaaaatttaaaaggacttttcatcgcaaaatgaagaaacaatataaaccacttacttctgagatcaatcagtcttaaaaaaccggccaagtgcgagtcagactcgcccatgaggggttccgtagcagcaagtagatggcataatataaaagttataaaataacttcgttatacatagtgtttgtatgaacgacaaagttatatttgcgttttttgaaaatgcacttttttattacgtttgatgggtcgacgtttagccgttatcttgcctggtggtaagtgatgacgcggcctacgatggagcacgtctgcccataaccaacctattcactcgggccttgaaaacactcaggttatacccatcaggaaacacagactccggcaaagaatcccactctctagcagttcgcacaaggaagcttggagtgaagcgcttcatgcgagtgggtgggatatccaccatgaacggtgacgcctcgccgattgtcttgtggttcgatgatgaaaaggactagggggaatcaagttgtgcaattacCCCgtacactctccgaaatgtatccggttttaaacggaaaggcttgcaaccttgcgcctgtgttcgaggctttgaagccgggcctccacaagcgcatcatcattgatgagcttcttggcacgcttttcgatgttttctagcggtttgatctggcatttagccgagccgtcccaaaggtgagaacagtactccatacatgaccgaacctgcgcttggtacaggctcagcagttgtttcggtgtgaagtaccgtctcacccaccagaggatacccaactttctaccagccagatgcgccttcgactctatataagagccgaagtttagtgtaagcgataaagttacgcccagaaCTTGACTTGAAcagacttggcggtgctcagcccatacaggacacaccgccaccgttcacggacgagttctattagtattatttctaaaaaagtaataatgatatctcgttcaaaccaattttctttgaaagtttcaaatgaaaacagcatatatttttttttttttagttttgtcccttccatattttaaatgtttagggaacagagagtaaagttccctaagtaaaggaggatcctccgaccaggcgaggtgatcagcctggcgggctttctgccctactgttgttcgttgggattttctatccgtgttatttcgcatgcaaacttcatatgtgcgatgcaggaatttgtgacgtcatccgttgatttgctcgtcgatagtctatgtgcgacttctgtcgtCTGTCACTTGTTagttgtcaatgtgtcgccacaaatgttagagagggggacactcatttttctactttggaaacgtctatctttcaaacaattgattttgacgaaaaatggttttaggaaccttaatgtcttttttaaagtattatcgatagacacccatcacgaataggttaaaactttttgaatcagttccatgtatggggtgccccttttaatttattaattgttattcgaaattcaaatagcggttaccagaatacatcaacctacaaagtttcaactatgtaggcccaacagttttgccattttggtacggaacatagaaaggcaatacttttaagtatacctagtagagatcagatatcacaagttaataggtacacttgtacttagacttatactaatcaaatacaaaatgaaaaataatcagactttggaaacatattcaagacatagataacataaaatttcaccAACATCTTCTGTATCAGTATTaatcttataagtgtaaaatataatctcacttaatcttatattaaaataatgactgcctccttggccgagtggttacaagtgcgattgctgggcaagggcaatacccgggttgggcgaattattgctgggcttttttcggtttttcgaaaatttctcagtaatagcatggaatctagaaatgtgtccgatgtatggcaataggctcacctattacatgggacttacaacataaattgtgaaaagtgggtgtatattatacagtggcgttacgtggcataatgtgcaccgctgcctatcccttcggggataaagagcgtgacgatataataataaaaaataatcacattttggaaaattaaaaatcttcttctatatcaacatcttctatatcagtatctggtaaattctttttggcaTTACACGTTTGCAAACTAAGGTACTCCTCATATTTACGAACAGTGTATTGCGACAGCGATCGTGGACTCCCTCGTCGACAGCGCATGGGTGACtgaagcgcccgcgcaacgctCTCGGCCCTGATTAACAGCCGCGGTCTCAGTGAATTACAGTCTTGAACTACCGTCTAACCaccatagtttggtatttatcaatcttttttgggagggttaactcacaaatgcaattaattttacattaggtaaattaatttaagtgctacaaacacattagaatagcttcaggtaaaattgtattatcaaccattttagtaataaaatgttttggataaaattgttttaacgtccaaataattgtaacatgcagaaaagtaaaatgttttaaacgcaaaaaacatatattttatttacaagtaaattgacttatgtttagattttataataattgccaatctgtaaaatgttttattgcgttactttttagaaaaaatggaaaggtaaagagatttaaaaccaatctagttgtaaacttaagcaggtataaatgacttatcaatagtttgttactatcatgtacgctttatgagccaaagtaaaaaaatgaatggatttaaaacaaaaaaatatacgaaaaagtctaaaatcaccggtgtattaaccgccatcaaagtgctcaaattaaggcgagacatagaccattcgaaagagaaaaatcaggcgattccaacggtatatataactcattttcgaccaaagtggcgcttaatacattttgcctttccagcgtcgatatttaaactagcttctgccagtggcgtcgctcgcattcccgtggggtgaaaagtatcctatcagcTAAGCTACTAAGCTACCCTACCTCTATACTaaattgcatcaaaatccgttcagtagtttcagcgtgattggcggacaaacattCTAATAAACACTCTTTcacttttataacattagtgtgaCAACCAACATTttggtatttaatattttatgttttaattt
It encodes the following:
- the LOC118270545 gene encoding venom allergen 5; protein product: MIVHIITLTVLLIKSSKCSEIIDAQSQDTIYVSEYCPRQKYCRDGTHVMCMYYDHDHEFGPRCGNPVRAEVTPKMVEAILQNVNNIRGKLSSGVERGKDDVVLPRAYGMMKIEWDRELATLAQVLANQCLGGREDICRSTDKFPNPSQSIAIVHFKYPNWEYIRLNNTEKGLNEEKLTFAMDRFLKSAHVLKRTVTKDIIMECPAFNDLPDLNSKYYLNLIRGGATHIGCGVSAYSKYKIDGQTESVQNSVQVVCNISDGPQPGEPLYNTEPPLPGLGFTKRCGCPQGSKETRNCLCERTSDDWTSM